From the genome of Pseudomonas sihuiensis:
CCCAGCGCCTGCGGTATCAGGCGCGCGGCCGGGTAGGGGCCGGCGCCGAGGCGAAGTTCGCCGGCCTCCAGGTTGCCTAGCTGATTGACCGCGTTGCTCAGCGCCAGGCTGCCGGCCAGCAGGCGGCGCGCATGTTCCAGTACCAGGTGGCCATGGGCGGTGAGGCTGACGCCGCGGCTGTGGCGATCCACCAGGGTGCAGTCCAGCTGGCTCTCCAGCGCCTGGATGCTGCGGCTCAGCGCCGGCTGGCTGAGGTGCACAGCCGCTGCGGCGCGGGCGAAATGCGCGTGTTCGGCGAGGGCGACGAAGTGACGGAGCTGGCGTAGATCGTTCATGCGCTTCCTGCATTAACTGGTCTATTCGAATGCATTGGAATTATCGGACGGCCTTTGCCAACCTGCCAGCATTCCAACAACAAGACCTTCCAATGCCATGAGCCCATTCTCTCGCTTCAGCGGCCTGCTGCTGGCTGCCGCCCTGCCATTGAGCGCCTATGCCGAGCTGCCGGCCGAGCGTATCGAACCCAGCATCAACGCCGAACTGGCTGCCCACACCAAGGTGTTCGCCCAGCAGGTCTATCGTGTCGCCGACAACGTCTATTCGGCAGTCGGCTGGCAACTGGGCAACGTGGTGATGATCGAGGCGCCGCAGGGGCTGATCATCGTCGACACCGGCGAGTCGGTCAGCGAGTCGCGCAAGATCATGGCCGAGTTTCGCAAGCTCACAGATAAGCCGGTCAGAGCAGTGGTCTACACCCACTTCCACCCGGATCACATCAACGGCGTGCAGGCGTTCGTCAGCCGCGAGCAGGTGGAGCGCGGCGAGGTACAGATCTACGCCCACGAGACCCTGCTGCAGAACGTGGTGGCGCAGGGCGCGCTGGTCGGGCCGATTCTCGGCGTACGTTCGGCATACAGCTTCGGTTCCTTCCTGCCGGCCAGCGATCAGGAGGGCATGAACGGTGGTATCGGTCCGTTGGCCAAGCCGGAGCCGTCGTCCTTCATCGCGCCGACCGTGACCTTCGGCGAGCGCCTGGATACCACTATCGCCGGCCTCGACGTGCAGTTTTTACATGTGCCGAGCGAGGCGCCGGACGAGATCACCCTGTATCTACCGGCCAACCGCGTGCTGATCAGCGCCGAGGTCGATCAGGGCCCGACGCTGCCGAACATCCACACGCTGCGCGGCACCAAGTTCCGTGACCCGGTGCAATGGGTCGAGAGCCTGGACAAGCTGCGTGCCTACCAGGCTGAGTACATGGTGCCGCTGCATGGTCGGCCGGTAAGCGGCCAGGACAAGGTCGAGGAAGTGCTGCGCATGACCCGCGATGGCATCGCCTATATCCACGACCAGACCGTGCGCTGGATGAACAAGGGCCTGACGCCCGACGAACTGGTAGAGAAGGTCAAACTGCCGCCGCACCTGGCCGGTTACACGCCCTACCTGCGTGAGTATTACGGCACGGTGAAACACAGCGTGCGGCAGATCTACAACGGCTATCTGGGCTGGTTCCAGGGTGACCCGGTGGCACTCGACCCGACCCCGCCGAGGCAGTACGCCGAACGCCTGATTGCCCTGGCTGGTGGCCGCGAGAAACTGCTGCTGGAAGCTGGCAATGCCTACCTCAAGGGCGACTACCAATGGGCCGCCGAGCTGGCCGGCTATGCCATTCGTGTCGACCACGAAGACACGCTGGCGCGCGAGATCAAGGCGCGCAGCTTTCGTAAGCTGGGCTACGCCAGCATGAACATCAACTGGCGCAACTGGTACCTGATGAGCGCCATGGAGTTGGAGGGCAAGCTTAACGGCGATGTCATCCGCCAGCGCTCGGTGGAGATGCGCAAGGTGTTCCTCTCGCCGGACATGGTGCGCAGCTTCACCCCGCAGAGTTTCCTGCAGAACTGGGTGACCCGTGTCGACCCGGAGAAGGCCGGTGATGTCGAGCTGACCCTGGGTTTCAGCTTTCCCGACGTCGATGAGCAATGGACGCTGGAGGTCCGGCGCGGTGTCGCGCAACTGCACAAGGGTATTCCCGAGGGCACTGCTCTGCGCCTGAGCATGGACAAGCGCTTCATGGAAACCCTGCTGACCGGTGAGGGTGGCCTGGTCAAGGGCGCGCTGCTCGGCGATGTGAAGGTCGACGGCAACCTGCTGGAGATTCGTCGCTTCCTCAATTGCTTCGACTTCAGCGACGAGGCATTCGGACTGACCCTGCGTTAGCCCTCGGTGCGAAGCGGCAAGATCGGCGTTGTGTTTGCCATTCGCCGCGGGGCGCGGCTCCTACAGGGTAGGGGCACGACCTCGCAATCCGCCCTGTAGGAGCGTCGCCCCGGCGCGAAACGATTGCGGCTGTACGGCAAGATTGACGTCGTGCTTGCCATTCGCCGTGAGTCGAGGTTCCTACGGGGCGTTCCCATCGAAAGAAGGGCGGTCTCCTGCCAACCGCCCGGTCACACTTCAGGTTCATCCATTCGGAGGCTCCCGATGAACCTGCTGTCTTTCGCCAAAGGCGCCCTGGCCATGTTCTGGCTGGTGGCGCTGCTCAATCTGTTCTACCCCTTCGCCACCCCGCTTGGCGGTTGGGTCAACTGGGCTGCGCTGCTGCTATTGCTGGCGCACGTCGGTGAGCTGTTGCTGTTTCGCGCGCGTCTGCAGGGGTTGCCCGCGCAATGGTGGCAACGCCTGCAGGTACTGCTGTTCGGCATGCTCCATCTACAACACTTGCGTTGAACTGTGAGGCCGAGCAGCTGGGGTGTCGCAATTCCTGTAGGAGCCGGCTTGCCGGCGATCCGTTCGAGACACCGCCAGCAAGCTGGCTCCTACAGGACTCTATTCCACGAATAACTGCTGCACCACCGAGAAGTCCTGCTTGCCCTTGCCCTGTTTGAGCAGCAGGCGGTAGAGCTGTAGTGCCAGGGCACCCATCGGTGTGCTGTTGCCGCTGTGGCTGGCGGTTTCCTGGGCCAGGCCGAGGTCCTTGGCCATCAGCTCGGCCATGAAACCGCCGCTGTAGCCCTTCGAGGCAGGGGCGTTTTCCATTACTCCGGGCCAGGGGTTGTATTTCTCCAGCGTCCAGTTACCGCCGGAGCTCTGCCGCATGATCTCCGCCAGTACGGCCGGCTCCAGGCCGTTGGCCACGCCCATGGCCATGGCTTCGGCAGTAGCGATCATCTGCACGGCGAGCACCTGGTTGTTGCATACCTTGGCCACCTGGCCGGCGCCCTCCGGGCCGGCGTGGAAGATGTTCTTGCCCATGGCGGCGAGCATTGGCCGGGCTCTTTCCAGTGTCTGCGCCTCACCACCGACCATGAAGGTCAGGGTGCCGGCTGCCGCGCCGCCGGTACCGCCGGATACCGGTGCATCGAGCAGAGCGATACCGCGCTCGCGGGCGGCGGCGTGCACCTTGCGCGCGGACTCCGGGGCGATGGTCGAGCACTCGATCACCAGTGTGCCGGCGGGCAGCCGCGCAAGCAGGCCGTCGTCGCCCAGGTACAGGCCCTCCACATGACGGCTGGCCGGCAGCATGCTGATCACCACCTTTGCCTGATCGATGGCGTCGGCGGCGCTATCGGCCGCCACGGCACCTTCGCCGGCCAGCGTGTCGACGGCGCTGCGCACCAGGTCGAAGACTTTCAGCGGATAGCCCGCCCGGAGCAGGTTACGGGCCATGGGCAGGCCCATGTGGCCGAGGCCGATAAAGGCGGTTTGGGTCATGGCAGCTTTCCTTTCTATTGGGCGCTTCGCGCATCGATTGTCATTGTTCGAGGATTGCTTGTGAGCTCTCCCGGAGCGCATCCGGGCTACATGTAGGGTGCGCCGTGCGCACCGATCCGTACGCTACAGGTCCGCCAACGGATGTTCGCCGTCCCAGGCCGGTGCGAAGTGCGCTTCGACCACGGCGGTGGGGATTGTGGCCACGTCCGGCCAGTGCCAATGCGGCGTCTGGTCCTTGTCGATCAGGCGGGCGCGCACGCCTTCGGGGAATTCCGGGTGGCGGCAGCAGTTCAGGCTCATGGCGTATTCCATGCGGAATACCTCGGCCAGCGACAGATGGCGGGCGCGGCGGATCTGCTCCCAGACCAGGTGCGCTGTCAGCGGGCAGCCATGGGCCAGGGTCTTGGCGGCGCGGGCGAGCAGGGCGTCGTCATCCGCCTGCAGGGCGCTGATGGCATGAACGGCGGCGGGCAGGTCGGCGACGTCGAGCAACTCGTCGATACGCTCGCGGCGCGGCAACCATTGGGCCGCCGGCAGCTCGCTGCGCGCTTCGTTCTCCAGCGCGCGCAGCAGGCTGTGCAGCTGCGCCGCGGGTTGTTCGCGCCAGTTCAGTTGCACCAGGCCTTCGAGCAGGGCGTCCTGCTGGTCGTCGCGCAGGCAGCGGTCGGCCAGGTTCAGGTCCAGCGCATCGCGGGCATTGATGCTGGCGGCGGTGAGGCCAAGGAACAGGCCCAAGCGCCCCGGCAGGCGAGCGAGGAACCAGCTGCCGCCGACATCCGGGTACAGGCCGATGTTGATTTCCGGCATGCCCAGGCGGCTGCTCGGGGTGACGATACGGATACCGGCGCCCTGCATCAGGCCCATGCCGCCGCCCAGCACATAGCCGTGGGCCCAGCAGATGAAGGGTTTGGGGTAGGTGTGGATGCGATGGTCGAGGCGATATTCGTCGGCGAAGAAACGTCGTGCCAGGGCCGGTATTTCGCCTGGCTGTTCGCGACACTGATTGACCAGTCGCACGACATCGCCGCCGGCGCAGAAGGCCTTGGGGCCGTTGCCGCGCAGCATCACGCAGGCGATGGTCGGATCTTCTGCCCAGGCCCTCAGGCGTTCGTCGAGTGCTTCGATCATCGGCAGGGAGAGGGCGTTGAGGCTCTTCTCGGCGTCCAGGCTGGCGATGCCGATGCGGTAGCCATGCAGGCTGGGGCGTTCTTCGAATTGCAGGTTCATAGGGGCTTCCTGCGTAGGGTGGATGACGGTTTATCCATCCACCTTACGGGTTTGTGGTGGACGTAAAAGGCGACGACCACCCTACGAGACGGTAGGAGCGAGCTCTGCTCGCGAAAAGATGACGTCGCCTGATTCGCGAGCGGAGCTAGCTCCCAGGATTTATTTGTTGCGCCACTGCGGGTCGCGTTTTTCCAGAAAGGCGTTGACGCCCTCGCGGGTGTCGTCGGCATCGAACAGATCGACGAAGCGCTCGCGTTCCTCCGGCAGCCAGGTGTTGGCGCCACGCTCACGGGCACCCTGGATCAGTGGTTTGATGGTACGTACCGCTACCGGGCTTTGCCGCGCCACCTTGGATGCCAGCAGCAGTGCAGTGCCACGGGCTTCGCCGGTGTCCACCACCTGCTCGATCAGACCGATGCGCAGGGCGGTTTCGGCGTCGATGCGTTCACCGCAGAGGATCATGCGCTTGGCCCAGCCTTCGCCGACCAGCCAGGGCAGGGCCTGGGTGCCACCGGCGCAGGGCAACAGACCCACGGAGGCTTCCGGCAGGGCCATCTGTGCCTGGCGTTCGGCGATACGGATATCGCAGGCCAGCGCGCACTCCAGGCCGCCGCCCATGGCGTAGCCGTTGATCGCGGCGATGGACACGCCGCGGAAATCGCGCAGGGTCTCGAAGGCCTCGCCGAAGCGTCGGGCCATCTCGCGGGCACGGGCCTTGTCGCCATCGGCGAACATGTTCAGGTCGGCACCGGCGGAAAAGAACTTCGGCCCCTGGCCGGTCACCACCAGGGCGTACAC
Proteins encoded in this window:
- a CDS encoding enoyl-CoA hydratase/isomerase family protein, whose translation is MNLQFEERPSLHGYRIGIASLDAEKSLNALSLPMIEALDERLRAWAEDPTIACVMLRGNGPKAFCAGGDVVRLVNQCREQPGEIPALARRFFADEYRLDHRIHTYPKPFICWAHGYVLGGGMGLMQGAGIRIVTPSSRLGMPEINIGLYPDVGGSWFLARLPGRLGLFLGLTAASINARDALDLNLADRCLRDDQQDALLEGLVQLNWREQPAAQLHSLLRALENEARSELPAAQWLPRRERIDELLDVADLPAAVHAISALQADDDALLARAAKTLAHGCPLTAHLVWEQIRRARHLSLAEVFRMEYAMSLNCCRHPEFPEGVRARLIDKDQTPHWHWPDVATIPTAVVEAHFAPAWDGEHPLADL
- a CDS encoding alkyl/aryl-sulfatase; translation: MSPFSRFSGLLLAAALPLSAYAELPAERIEPSINAELAAHTKVFAQQVYRVADNVYSAVGWQLGNVVMIEAPQGLIIVDTGESVSESRKIMAEFRKLTDKPVRAVVYTHFHPDHINGVQAFVSREQVERGEVQIYAHETLLQNVVAQGALVGPILGVRSAYSFGSFLPASDQEGMNGGIGPLAKPEPSSFIAPTVTFGERLDTTIAGLDVQFLHVPSEAPDEITLYLPANRVLISAEVDQGPTLPNIHTLRGTKFRDPVQWVESLDKLRAYQAEYMVPLHGRPVSGQDKVEEVLRMTRDGIAYIHDQTVRWMNKGLTPDELVEKVKLPPHLAGYTPYLREYYGTVKHSVRQIYNGYLGWFQGDPVALDPTPPRQYAERLIALAGGREKLLLEAGNAYLKGDYQWAAELAGYAIRVDHEDTLAREIKARSFRKLGYASMNINWRNWYLMSAMELEGKLNGDVIRQRSVEMRKVFLSPDMVRSFTPQSFLQNWVTRVDPEKAGDVELTLGFSFPDVDEQWTLEVRRGVAQLHKGIPEGTALRLSMDKRFMETLLTGEGGLVKGALLGDVKVDGNLLEIRRFLNCFDFSDEAFGLTLR
- a CDS encoding DUF1145 domain-containing protein, producing MNLLSFAKGALAMFWLVALLNLFYPFATPLGGWVNWAALLLLLAHVGELLLFRARLQGLPAQWWQRLQVLLFGMLHLQHLR
- the mmsB gene encoding 3-hydroxyisobutyrate dehydrogenase is translated as MTQTAFIGLGHMGLPMARNLLRAGYPLKVFDLVRSAVDTLAGEGAVAADSAADAIDQAKVVISMLPASRHVEGLYLGDDGLLARLPAGTLVIECSTIAPESARKVHAAARERGIALLDAPVSGGTGGAAAGTLTFMVGGEAQTLERARPMLAAMGKNIFHAGPEGAGQVAKVCNNQVLAVQMIATAEAMAMGVANGLEPAVLAEIMRQSSGGNWTLEKYNPWPGVMENAPASKGYSGGFMAELMAKDLGLAQETASHSGNSTPMGALALQLYRLLLKQGKGKQDFSVVQQLFVE
- a CDS encoding enoyl-CoA hydratase; amino-acid sequence: MSTAIETYKSGIFDLTHKLTVEKHGHTALITINHPPANTWDRDSLIGLKQVVEHLNRDDEVYALVVTGQGPKFFSAGADLNMFADGDKARAREMARRFGEAFETLRDFRGVSIAAINGYAMGGGLECALACDIRIAERQAQMALPEASVGLLPCAGGTQALPWLVGEGWAKRMILCGERIDAETALRIGLIEQVVDTGEARGTALLLASKVARQSPVAVRTIKPLIQGARERGANTWLPEERERFVDLFDADDTREGVNAFLEKRDPQWRNK